One Phoenix dactylifera cultivar Barhee BC4 chromosome 8, palm_55x_up_171113_PBpolish2nd_filt_p, whole genome shotgun sequence genomic window carries:
- the LOC103703419 gene encoding uncharacterized protein LOC103703419, translating to MKESPFILGITSEEPSRREHQHTSLDTHLKPTFLPQFKKRTTTAEHQASKQATMGTHSDPTHQWKLSSAQEALLLFILAATAMVGLCASATLRKKRILTEKTAEQAGGVAEVTNKKEPNGKPADEQPASSWGVIKKVLTSSLHGNEGAEQAELENGKKSQEGMEMMDDQGGPEGCENTTGLPVWQRRILMGERCELPRFSGLILYDEHGRRLHNSSNKDALHQVSKFFSP from the coding sequence ATGAAGGAAAGCCCATTTATTCTTGGCATTACTTCAGAAGAACCCAGCCGAAGAGAGCACCAGCATACCAGCCTTGACACCCATTTAAAACCTACTTTCCTCCCTCAGTTCAAGAAACGAACTACTACTGCCGAGCATCAAGCAAGCAAGCAAGCAACAATGGGCACTCATAGCGATCCCACACACCAATGGAAGCTTTCTTCAGCACAAGAAGCTCTGCTTCTTTTCATCTTGGCTGCTACAGCCATGGTGGGACTCTGTGCATCAGCAACCCTCCGAAAGAAGAGGATTCTCACTGAGAAAACTGCGGAGCAAGCAGGGGGAGTTGCTGAAGTTACCAACAAGAAGGAACCCAACGGTAAGCCGGCAGATGAACAGCCGGCGTCCAGTTGGGGAGTGATCAAGAAAGTTCTGACAAGCTCATTGCATGGGAACGAAGGGGCAGAGCAGGCGGAGTTGGAGAATGGTAAGAAGTCGCAGGAAGGAATGGAGATGATGGATGACCAAGGAGGACCAGAAGGATGTGAGAACACGACGGGGTTGCCCGTTTGGCAGAGGAGGATACTGATGGGGGAGAGATGTGAGCTGCCAAGATTCAGCGGTCTCATCCTCTATGATGAACACGGGCGTCGCCTCCACAACAGCTCCAACAAAGACGCACTGCATCAGGTGAGCAAATTCTTTTCCCCCTGA
- the LOC103703420 gene encoding S-type anion channel SLAH1-like, whose protein sequence is MEERELQNPHHPQLQIITTISSPPNLDATAEEDPSKLSILTRFHAGYFRISLSLCGQALLWKTLSEPTTDAHALRPVVRMLPSAAFVMLWSLALFTLVALCLLYAVRCLFRFRSVRAEFAHHVGVNYLFAPWISWLLLLQSTPFLRPHTKSYLLLCWFFSLPILALDIKIYGQWFTKGKKFLSMVANPTSQITVIGNLVGARAAAQMGWRESAVCMFSLGIAHYLVLFVTLYQRFLGSDSLPAMLRPVFFLFFAAPSMASLAWDSISSSFDTSCKMLFFLSLFLFASVVSRPALFKRSMRRFSVAWWAYSFPLSILALAATEYAQEVKAQTANLLMLVLSLLSVAVTLILMVFTALRPNDLLPHDDPFLCSNLIRH, encoded by the exons atggaagagagagagctCCAAAACCCCCACCACCCCCAGCTCCAAATCATCACCACCATCTCCTCCCCGCCAAACCTGGACGCGACCGCCGAGGAGGACCCGTCCAAGCTTTCCATATTAACGAGATTCCACGCCGGCTACTTCCGCATCAGCCTCTCCCTCTGCGGGCAGGCCTTGCTGTGGAAGACGCTGAGCGAGCCGACGACGGACGCCCACGCCCTGCGGCCCGTCGTCCGCATGCTCCCTTCCGCTGCCTTCGTCATGCTGTGGTCCCTCGCACTCTTCACCCTCGTCGCGCTCTGCCTCCTCTACGCCGTCCGCTGCCTCTTCCGCTTCCGCAGCGTCCGTGCCGAGTTCGCCCACCACGTCGGCGTGAACTACCTCTTCGCTCCATGGATCTCctggctcctcctcctccagtccaCCCCATTTCTCCGCCCCCACACGAAGTCCTACCTCCTCCTCTGCTGGTTCTTCTCCCTCCCCATCCTCGCCCTCGACATCAAAATCTACGGCCAGTGGTTCACCAAGGGCAAGAAGTTCTTGTCCATGGTGGCCAACCCCACCAGCCAGATCACCGTCATCGGCAACCTCGTCGGCGCACGCGCCGCCGCCCAGATGGGCTGGCGGGAGAGCGCCGTCTGCATGTTCTCCCTCGGCATCGCCCACTATCTCGTCCTCTTCGTCACTCTCTACCAGCGGTTCCTCGGCAGCGACTCGCTCCCCGCAATGCTGCGTCccgtcttcttcctcttcttcgccgCCCCTAGCATGGCCAGCCTCGCCTGGgactccatctcctcctccttcgaCACCTCCTGCAAGatgctcttcttcctctccctcttcctcttcgcCTCCGTG gtctcacgGCCGGCGTTGTTTAAGAGATCCATGAGACGGTTCAGTGTCGCTTGGTGGGCTTATTCGTTCCCGCTGTCCATTCTGGCTCTCGCTGCCACGGAATATGCCCAGGAGGTGAAGGCACAGACGGCAAACTTGCTGATGCTCGTGTTATCCCTGCTCTCGGTGGCGGTCACACTGATCCTGATGGTATTCACGGCGTTAAGACCCAACGATCTATtgcctcatgatgatccatttcTGTGCTCCAATCTCATACGACATTGA